The Sphingomonas naphthae nucleotide sequence CCGGCGGCGCGCGGCCAGTTCATCACCGCGCGCGAGCGTAACACCGGTTTCTGGGGCATGGGCGAATTCGATCTGGGCGACAGCGGGATCGGCATCCCCCTGCGCGGCGATTTCGGCCTGCGCTACGTCAAGACGACCCAGGATTCGACCGGCTACGTCAGCCTCGGCACCACCGCCAGCCTCGTGCCCGCCACGCGCAAATATCACCGCTGGCTGCCTTCGGCCAATCTGGTATTCGATATCACGCCGAACCTGCTGACCCGCCTGGCCGCCGCCAAGACGATGGCGCGCAGCAACATCGCCCAGCTTTCGCCGGGCGGCAATCTGAGTGTCGCGGGCGGCAGCCGCACCTTCAGCGCGGGCAACCCCGATCTGCTGCCGACCGAATCCAAGAACCTCGATTTCGCGGTGGAATGGTATCCGACGCGCGGTTCGGTCTATGCCGTGGCGCTGTTCTACAAGGACATCAGTTCCTTCGCGCAGAGCTTCAGCGAACTGGTGCCCTATCGCTCGCTCGGCCTGCCGGATTCGCTGCTCAACGGCACGACGGCGGTGCCGACCGACGTGTTCACCCGCTCGCAGCCGGTCAATTCGCCCGGCGGCAAGCTGAAGGGCGCCGAGCTGAACATCCAGCAGCCGCTGACCTTCCTGCCGGGCATCCTCTCCAACTTCGGCGTGCTGGGCAACGTCACCTACGTCAGCGCCAACATCGAATATATCACCAGCACGGCGGGCCAGACGGTGACCGAGCCGCTGCTCGGCCTGTCGAAATGGGCGGCCAACGGCACGGTCTATTACGAGACCAAGAAATTCGCGATCCGTGGCTCGGTCGCCTATCGTTCGCGTTACCTGACGGCGGTGCCCAGCACCGAGGGGCAATCCTATCAGGGCGTCAATTCGTCGGTGAACGTGGACGCCCAGATCTCCTACAATATCAACGAGCGGCTGAAGCTGACGATCGAGGGCATCAACCTGACCGATCAGTTCAACGACCAGTTCGTCGATGTGACCAACCGGCAGAGCACCATCACCCACACCGGCCGGCAGTTCATCGCCGGGCTGCGCTGGTCGCTCTGATCGCGGATGGGCGGCGCGGCGGCGTCCCTGGGGGACAGGCCGCCGACGCGCCGCTTTTTTCGATTTCGCCGACCATCAGCGGAGGAACGCATGAGAGGCAGGATCATGCCGCTGCTGGCGGCCTTCACGGCGAGCGCCGCCACCTGCCAGCCGGTGCAATGGTACACGCAGGACAGCTTCAAGCCGGTCGAGCGGGTCACGATCCTCGTCGCCAATCCGTTGGGAGAGGCGCGGGGGAACAGCCCCGTCACGATCCGCCGCGCCGATCTGCCGATGCTGGCCGACGTCCACGAACTGTCGATGACGCTGGTCGATCCGGCGGGTACGCCGATCGCGCCGCCGTCCGCCCGGCAGCGCGCGCTCGAGGGCGCGCACGGGCGGCTCGCCGAGACCGGCGGCCACGCGATCGATTATCAACTCGATGATCTCGATCAGGACGGGCTGTGGGACGAACTGTTCTTCATGGCCGATTTCAGGCCGGGTGAGACGCGCGCCTTCCACATCTATCTCGGCCGCCAGTCACGCGGGTGGAATCCGCATCGCACCCATGCCGGGATCGGCAGCTACATGCGCCACTCGGTGCCGTTCTGGGAAAGCGGCAATGTCGGCTGGAAGCTCTGGTATCCGACCGACGCGGACGTCTACGCCAAGCGCAAGCCGCAGTTGATGGCCAACCGGCTCTACATGGAAAATCTCGACGGCTATGCCGTGTCGCTGATCGATCCGGGGCTGGGATCGGACATCATGGAAGTGTCCGACAGTTTCGGCGGCGGCGGCATCGCCATGATGGACGATCCCGCCCACCCCGACGTGCCGAGCCGCCCGCGCTTCACGCCCAGGGCGCCCGAGACGGGCAATTTCAACGCCGGTCCGGTCGGCGATACGCGCTACGCCTACGGCCTGATCGCCAACGGCCCCTTGCGCAGCACCGTCCGCATCAGGACCATGAACTGGAACAGC carries:
- a CDS encoding DUF4861 family protein — translated: MRGRIMPLLAAFTASAATCQPVQWYTQDSFKPVERVTILVANPLGEARGNSPVTIRRADLPMLADVHELSMTLVDPAGTPIAPPSARQRALEGAHGRLAETGGHAIDYQLDDLDQDGLWDELFFMADFRPGETRAFHIYLGRQSRGWNPHRTHAGIGSYMRHSVPFWESGNVGWKLWYPTDADVYAKRKPQLMANRLYMENLDGYAVSLIDPGLGSDIMEVSDSFGGGGIAMMDDPAHPDVPSRPRFTPRAPETGNFNAGPVGDTRYAYGLIANGPLRSTVRIRTMNWNSGHGRYALEQTYTAYAGQDYSTATVRFTDFAPADRKAARFAVGIRQRIGETLKVQRGGMVLSTAPEVIRNPDDLEAAQPGMKVAYAGSALVVRDALKPEYLFSPLRGGNHLMLVAPTPDLRFDYLLAAGWSEGAGPRTAVDFAAYVEKVAREYDAPIRFVRATTERR